A genomic region of Pseudopipra pipra isolate bDixPip1 chromosome W, bDixPip1.hap1, whole genome shotgun sequence contains the following coding sequences:
- the LOC135405470 gene encoding olfactory receptor 14J1-like translates to MSNSSSLTQFLLLAFADRRELQLLHFWLFLAISLAALLANGLILSAVACDHHLHTPMGFFLLNLSLTDLGCICTTVPKAMQNSLWDTTTISYMGCAAQLFFFVFFISAEYYLLTIMCYDRYVAICKPLHYGTLLGSRACAHMAAAAWATGFLIALLHTANTFSVPLCQGNALGQFFCEIPHILKLSCSQSYVRELGLLLISTSLAFGCFVFIVFSYVQIFRAVLRIPSQQGRHKAFSTCLPHLAVVSLFLSTAFFAYLKPPSISSPSLDLALSVLYSVVPPALNPLIYSLRNQELKDALRKMMTGCFSGAIKCLFSGV, encoded by the coding sequence atgtccaacagcagctccctcacccagttcctcctcctggcattcgcagacaggcgggagctgcagctcctgcacttctggctcttcctggccatctccctggctgccctcctggccaatggcctcatcctcagcgccgtagcctgcgaccaccacctgcacacccccatgggcttcttcctgctcaacctctccctcacagacctgggttgcatctgcaccactgtccccaaagccatgcaaaattccctctgggacaccacaaccatctcctacatgggatgtgctgcacagctctttttctttgtcttcttcatctcagcagagtattATCttctcaccatcatgtgctacgaccgctacgttgccatctgcaaacccctgcactacgggaccctcctgggcagcagagcttgtgcccacatggcagcagctgcctgggccactggctttctcattgctctgctgcacacagccaatacattttccgtgcccctgtgccagggtaatgccctgggccagttcttctgtgaaataccacacatcctcaagctctcctgctcacagtcCTATGTCAGGGAACTCGGGCTTCTTTTGATTTCCACCTCTTTagcatttggttgttttgttttcattgtgttctcctatgtgcagatcttcagggctgtgctgaggatcccctctcagcagggacggcacaaagccttttccacgtgcctccctcacctggccgtggtctccttgttcctcagcactgcattttttgcctacctgaagcccccctccatctcctccccatccctggatctggctcTGTCAGTTttgtactcggtggtgcctcctgcactgaaccccctcatctacagcctgaggaaccaggagctcaaggatgccctgaggaaaatgatgactggatgcttttcaggagcaataaagtgcctgttttctggtgtgtag